One genomic segment of Homalodisca vitripennis isolate AUS2020 unplaced genomic scaffold, UT_GWSS_2.1 ScUCBcl_3122;HRSCAF=8442, whole genome shotgun sequence includes these proteins:
- the LOC124372404 gene encoding trichohyalin-like: MELVTIFLMVTLIVFIATLIRSMRQTGFKINENNSLNQMLTEKCTVCKKRERYRVNDQNDEIENRKANQNLEVKFIGSLNETDSETMEEEDNCSRTEYEEEERESEEEVEDDCGEDAEEVFVEHELQERELEETMEDEESSSRTEYEEKERESEEEVEDDCGEDAEEVFVEHERQERELEELEVLRVRHKNAGRRSVERKRGGLEGLEGLEEEWCDIEVTSSTPHYHTGYGDGVKPFRPGY; this comes from the exons atggaattaGTTACTATATTTCTGATGGTAACCCTAATTGTGTTCATTGCCACACTTATTC gtTCGATGCGTCaaactggttttaaaattaatgaaaataactcACTCAACCAAATGCTAACCGAGAAGTGCACTGTTTGTAAGAAACGCGAAAGATATCGAGTAAATGATCAAAATGATGAAATTGAAAACAGAAAAGCGAACCAAAACCTGGAAGTAAAGTTTATTGGAAGCCTAAATGAGACTGATTCAGAGACGATGGAAGAGGAAGATAATTGTAGTAGAACTGAATACGAAGAGGAAGAGAGAGAAAGTGAAGAGGAGGTTGAAGATGATTGTGGAGAAGACGCTGAGGAGGTGTTTGTGGAACACGAGCTACAAGAGAGGGAACTGGAGGAGACAATGGAGGATGAAGAGAGTAGTAGTAGAACTGAATACgaagagaaagagagagaaagTGAAGAGGAGGTTGAAGATGATTGTGGAGAAGACGCTGAGGAGGTGTTTGTGGAACACGAGCGACAAGAGAGAGAACTGGAGGAGCTGGAAGTATTGAGGGTCCGCCACAAGAACGCTGGGAGGAGATCGGTGGAGCGAAAGCGTGGAGGGTTGGAGGGTTTGGAGGGGTTGGAGGAGGAGTGGTGTGACATTGAAGTGACCTCAAGTACTCCCCACTATCACACAGGCTACGGGGATGGTGTCAAACCCTTCCGACCAGGCTATTAG